In Verrucomicrobiota bacterium, one genomic interval encodes:
- the hpnR gene encoding hopanoid C-3 methylase HpnR, whose product MKLLAVHPSCLMYSKIYLRLEPLGLELVAAAARREGHEVRVIDLQTETHQDYFRWIRSWTPDAVVYSCNYLANVPEIIDLAKATRVLLPSALIMVGGHSASFIGAEVLEHGAGCIDAVLKGEGEPVITAVLEAARHDRSNLHRVPGVQTPAGEGPRPVFVHSLDAVMPARDLLRHRRKYFIGVLDPCASIEFSRGCPWDCVFCSAWTFYGRSYRTKSPECAVEELSRIREPGIFLLDDVAFIQAEHGMRIGEMIAKRGIKKAYYLETRGDVLLRNREVFKFWRRIGLQYMFLGIEAIDEEGLKRFRKRVDLSKNFEALDFARSLGVTVAINLIADPSWDRERFRVIRDWCMEIPEIVNISVNTPYPGTESWRTESRRLTTRDYRLFDIQHAVLPTHLPLDEFYKELVETQRVLSTKHLGFAALRAAAGVAANRLLRGQTNFVRMLWKFNRVYNPKLQLADHQEPVRYEISLPPEPKARVERGALYVHAAGGRKGRQIDNETETFVEATRMGAEPS is encoded by the coding sequence ATGAAACTGCTTGCTGTTCATCCAAGCTGCCTGATGTATTCCAAGATCTACCTGCGCCTCGAGCCGCTCGGGCTCGAATTGGTGGCTGCCGCGGCGCGCCGGGAAGGGCACGAGGTACGCGTGATCGATCTGCAGACCGAAACGCACCAGGATTATTTTCGCTGGATCAGGTCGTGGACTCCCGACGCGGTGGTTTACTCGTGCAACTACCTGGCCAACGTCCCGGAGATCATCGACCTGGCGAAGGCCACCCGCGTGCTTCTGCCCAGCGCGTTGATCATGGTCGGCGGCCATAGCGCCTCTTTCATCGGCGCAGAAGTGCTGGAACACGGCGCCGGCTGTATCGATGCCGTGCTCAAAGGCGAAGGGGAACCGGTCATCACCGCGGTTTTGGAAGCGGCGCGGCATGACCGCTCCAACCTGCACCGGGTGCCCGGGGTGCAGACCCCGGCGGGAGAAGGTCCACGTCCGGTTTTTGTGCACAGCCTTGACGCCGTAATGCCGGCGCGCGACTTGCTCCGGCATCGCCGCAAATACTTCATCGGTGTGTTGGATCCCTGCGCTTCAATCGAGTTCAGCCGCGGTTGTCCCTGGGACTGCGTGTTCTGCAGCGCCTGGACCTTTTACGGACGGAGCTACCGCACCAAGTCCCCTGAATGCGCCGTCGAAGAATTAAGCCGGATCAGGGAGCCCGGAATTTTCCTGCTGGATGACGTCGCCTTTATCCAGGCGGAGCACGGGATGCGGATCGGCGAAATGATCGCCAAACGGGGCATCAAAAAAGCGTATTACCTGGAAACCCGGGGAGATGTGCTCCTGCGCAACCGGGAAGTGTTCAAATTCTGGCGGCGGATCGGCCTTCAATACATGTTTCTGGGGATCGAAGCGATCGATGAGGAGGGGCTGAAACGATTTCGAAAACGGGTTGACCTTTCGAAGAACTTTGAGGCGCTCGATTTTGCCCGTTCCCTCGGCGTGACCGTGGCGATCAACCTGATCGCCGATCCCTCGTGGGACCGGGAACGCTTCCGGGTGATCCGGGATTGGTGCATGGAAATTCCCGAAATCGTCAATATCAGCGTCAACACGCCTTATCCGGGCACGGAGAGTTGGCGCACCGAGTCGCGGCGGCTGACGACGCGCGACTACCGTCTCTTCGATATCCAGCATGCCGTGTTGCCGACGCACCTGCCCCTCGACGAATTTTACAAGGAGTTGGTCGAGACCCAACGCGTGCTGAGCACAAAGCATCTCGGTTTCGCAGCGCTGCGCGCGGCTGCCGGCGTCGCCGCGAACCGTCTGCTGCGCGGCCAGACCAATTTCGTCCGGATGCTCTGGAAGTTTAACCGCGTGTACAACCCGAAGCTGCAGCTGGCGGATCACCAAGAGCCCGTGCGCTACGAGATTTCACTTCCGCCTGAGCCGAAGGCGCGGGTTGAGCGCGGGGCCTTGTACGTGCACGCCGCGGGCGGTCGCAAAGGCCGCCAGATTGATAATGAGACGGAAACGTTCGTCGAAGCAACGCGGATGGGTGCGGAGCCGTCCTAA
- the thiD gene encoding bifunctional hydroxymethylpyrimidine kinase/phosphomethylpyrimidine kinase encodes MVSMRIPVAMTIAGSDSSAGAGIQADLKTFTHFHVHGLTAVTCVVAEVPGRVQSIQAVDVQVVRDQIRLGFETYTVSAVKTGMLYSAAIIEAVCDELERLSQAARPAVVVDPVMIASSGDPLLEPLAVNGYMERLLPLASLVTPNLDEAGALTGRKLASLADLRTAGNELAARFGVPFLVKGGHLQGETAVDALFGPGAPTEFTAPFVPRACTHGTGCTYSAAIAAQLALGRDLSAAIGEAKLFVTRAIRESLDWSRPQPVSALKQW; translated from the coding sequence GTGGTTTCCATGCGCATTCCGGTGGCGATGACGATCGCCGGCTCAGATAGCTCGGCCGGGGCCGGTATTCAGGCGGATCTGAAGACCTTTACCCACTTTCACGTGCACGGACTCACGGCCGTCACCTGCGTCGTTGCGGAGGTGCCGGGCCGGGTCCAAAGCATCCAGGCGGTCGACGTCCAGGTCGTGCGTGACCAGATCAGGCTCGGGTTTGAGACTTACACGGTGAGTGCGGTGAAAACGGGGATGCTCTATTCCGCCGCCATCATCGAGGCGGTATGCGACGAACTTGAACGCCTGTCCCAGGCTGCACGGCCGGCGGTGGTGGTCGACCCCGTCATGATCGCCAGTTCCGGCGATCCGCTGCTCGAGCCGCTCGCCGTCAACGGGTACATGGAACGGCTGCTGCCGTTGGCTTCGCTCGTAACCCCCAACCTCGACGAAGCCGGCGCCCTGACGGGCCGCAAACTTGCCAGCCTGGCTGACCTGAGGACCGCCGGAAACGAACTGGCGGCACGTTTCGGCGTGCCTTTTCTGGTCAAGGGAGGCCACCTCCAGGGTGAAACGGCCGTCGACGCCCTGTTTGGGCCGGGTGCGCCCACCGAGTTCACGGCGCCGTTCGTGCCACGCGCGTGCACCCATGGCACCGGATGCACCTACTCCGCAGCCATCGCGGCACAACTGGCGCTTGGCCGGGACCTGTCCGCCGCCATCGGCGAGGCGAAACTTTTCGTCACCCGCGCCATTCGTGAATCGCTGGATTGGTCCCGACCGCAGCCCGTCTCCGCACTGAAACAGTGGTAA
- a CDS encoding ApaG domain, giving the protein MYVPTLEAPQERPYPFVYFITIDNRSNEVVTIRGRKWVISDDRGQKVVVEGDGVVGEHPRLRPGEHFSYNSYHVIGCHSVAEGSFIGTSEEGGPFITRIPRFEMYIPPPAGTGTKG; this is encoded by the coding sequence ATGTATGTTCCGACCCTTGAAGCGCCGCAAGAACGGCCGTATCCCTTCGTTTACTTCATCACCATCGATAACCGGTCAAATGAAGTGGTTACGATTCGCGGCCGTAAGTGGGTCATCAGCGATGATCGCGGCCAGAAGGTCGTCGTCGAAGGCGATGGCGTGGTCGGGGAGCACCCGCGTTTGCGGCCCGGCGAACATTTCTCTTACAATAGTTACCACGTGATCGGCTGCCACAGCGTAGCCGAAGGATCGTTTATCGGCACGAGCGAAGAGGGCGGGCCGTTTATCACGCGGATCCCCCGGTTTGAAATGTACATTCCGCCCCCGGCCGGGACCGGGACAAAGGGGTAG